One genomic segment of Macaca fascicularis isolate 582-1 chromosome 19, T2T-MFA8v1.1 includes these proteins:
- the CEACAM19 gene encoding cell adhesion molecule CEACAM19 isoform X1: MEIPMGTQGCFSKSLLLSASILVLWMLQGSQAALHIQKVPEQPQKNQDLLLSVQGVPDTFQDFNWYLGEEMYGGTRLFTYIPGIQRPQRDGSAMGQRDIVGFPNGSMLLRRAQPTDSGTYQVAVTINSEWTMKAKTEVQVAEKNKELPSTHLPTNAGILAATIIGSLAAGALLISCIAYLLVTRNWKGQSHRMATTEKPELGPAHDAGDNNIYEVMPSPVLLVSPISDMKSINPAQPLPTLPPLQAGPENHQYEDLLNPDPAPYCQLVPTS, from the exons ATGGAGATTCCCATGGGGACCCAGGGCTGCTTCTCAAAGAGCCTCCTGCTCTCAG CCTCAATCCTGGTTCTCTGGATGCTCCAAGGCTCCCAGGCAGCCCTCCACATCCAGAAGGTTCCAGAACAGCCTCAAAAGAATCAGGACCTTCTCCTGTCAGTCCAGGGTGTCCCAGACACCTTCCAGGACTTCAACTGGTACCTGGGGGAGGAGATGTATGGAGGCACGAGGCTATTTACCTACATCCCTGGGATACAACGGCCCCAGAGGGATGGCAGTGCCATGGGACAGCGAGACATCGTGGGCTTTCCCAATGGTTCTATGCTGCTGcgccgcgcccagcctacagaCAGTGGCACCTACCAAGTAGCCGTTACCATCAACTCTGAATGGACTATGAAGGCCAAGACTGAGGTCCAGGTAGCTG AAAAGAATAAGGAACTACCCAGTACACACCTGCCCACCAACGCTGGGATCCTGGCAGCCACCATCATTGGATCTCTTGCTGCTGGGGCCCTTCTCATCAGCTGCATTGCCTATCTCCTGGTGACAAGGAACTGGAAGGGCCAGAGCCACAG GATGGCGACCACAGAGAAACCAGAATTGGGCCCTGCTCATGATGCTG GTGACAACAACATCTATGAAGTGATGCCCTCTCCGGTCCTCCTGGTGTCCCCCATCAGTGACATGAAGTCCATAAACCCAGCCCAG CCCCTGCCCACGCTCCCACCCCTACAGGCGGGGCCAGAGAACCACCAGTACGAG GACCTGCTAAACCCCGACCCTGCCCCCTACTGCCAGCTGGTGCCAACCTCCTGA
- the CEACAM19 gene encoding cell adhesion molecule CEACAM19 isoform X2, with protein MEIPMGTQGCFSKSLLLSASILVLWMLQGSQAALHIQKVPEQPQKNQDLLLSVQGVPDTFQDFNWYLGEEMYGGTRLFTYIPGIQRPQRDGSAMGQRDIVGFPNGSMLLRRAQPTDSGTYQVAVTINSEWTMKAKTEVQVAEKNKELPSTHLPTNAGILAATIIGSLAAGALLISCIAYLLVTRNWKGQSHRLPAPGSQGSLSILCSAVSPVPSVTPSTWMATTEKPELGPAHDAGDNNIYEVMPSPVLLVSPISDMKSINPAQPLPTLPPLQAGPENHQYEDLLNPDPAPYCQLVPTS; from the exons ATGGAGATTCCCATGGGGACCCAGGGCTGCTTCTCAAAGAGCCTCCTGCTCTCAG CCTCAATCCTGGTTCTCTGGATGCTCCAAGGCTCCCAGGCAGCCCTCCACATCCAGAAGGTTCCAGAACAGCCTCAAAAGAATCAGGACCTTCTCCTGTCAGTCCAGGGTGTCCCAGACACCTTCCAGGACTTCAACTGGTACCTGGGGGAGGAGATGTATGGAGGCACGAGGCTATTTACCTACATCCCTGGGATACAACGGCCCCAGAGGGATGGCAGTGCCATGGGACAGCGAGACATCGTGGGCTTTCCCAATGGTTCTATGCTGCTGcgccgcgcccagcctacagaCAGTGGCACCTACCAAGTAGCCGTTACCATCAACTCTGAATGGACTATGAAGGCCAAGACTGAGGTCCAGGTAGCTG AAAAGAATAAGGAACTACCCAGTACACACCTGCCCACCAACGCTGGGATCCTGGCAGCCACCATCATTGGATCTCTTGCTGCTGGGGCCCTTCTCATCAGCTGCATTGCCTATCTCCTGGTGACAAGGAACTGGAAGGGCCAGAGCCACAG ACTGCCTGCTCCAGGGAGCCAGGGATCTCTGTCCATCTTGTGCTctgctgtgtccccagtgcctTCAGTGACGCCCAGCACATG GATGGCGACCACAGAGAAACCAGAATTGGGCCCTGCTCATGATGCTG GTGACAACAACATCTATGAAGTGATGCCCTCTCCGGTCCTCCTGGTGTCCCCCATCAGTGACATGAAGTCCATAAACCCAGCCCAG CCCCTGCCCACGCTCCCACCCCTACAGGCGGGGCCAGAGAACCACCAGTACGAG GACCTGCTAAACCCCGACCCTGCCCCCTACTGCCAGCTGGTGCCAACCTCCTGA